A DNA window from Brenneria izadpanahii contains the following coding sequences:
- a CDS encoding MurR/RpiR family transcriptional regulator, with protein sequence MAEKTELIARIEASFSQQTPSGKRIAGWLLTHIDQVPFETADSIAKATGTSGITVGRYLRKLGYRNLEDAKSSLRTAPDIPYKPWGVIDRLDSWQQQHALPDRFSQSLQLELDAIAKVYQLARSEVFDRVSRQLAEAEAVFVLGIQSTRGIANAFFSHLEYLRPRVSYVDGLSGTWVESLNSEFERPYLVVTDTRAYSAVARQYCRAASERNLPLALVTDIWCPWARDYPLDLLQVHTDTGHFWDSLAPLSCLFNLLLSAVVDRLGDRLGPRLALNRQLQQEFGQFER encoded by the coding sequence ATGGCGGAGAAAACGGAATTAATCGCAAGAATTGAAGCGAGTTTTAGCCAGCAAACACCCAGCGGCAAACGTATTGCCGGTTGGCTGCTCACGCATATCGATCAGGTTCCGTTTGAAACCGCGGATAGCATCGCCAAAGCGACGGGGACCAGCGGCATTACCGTGGGCCGTTATTTGCGTAAACTGGGCTACCGCAATCTGGAAGACGCCAAAAGCAGTTTGCGCACTGCGCCGGATATTCCTTACAAGCCCTGGGGCGTAATCGACCGTCTCGATTCATGGCAGCAACAGCACGCCCTCCCCGATCGTTTCTCTCAGTCGCTCCAGCTTGAGCTGGATGCCATCGCCAAAGTTTATCAGCTAGCCCGGAGTGAGGTCTTTGACCGGGTCAGCCGGCAGCTTGCCGAGGCGGAGGCGGTGTTCGTTTTAGGCATCCAGTCTACGCGGGGTATCGCCAACGCGTTTTTCAGCCATCTGGAGTATCTGCGCCCGCGCGTCAGCTATGTCGACGGCCTATCGGGCACCTGGGTGGAATCGCTCAACTCGGAGTTTGAACGGCCCTATCTGGTGGTTACCGATACCCGCGCGTACTCCGCCGTGGCCCGGCAGTATTGCCGCGCCGCCAGTGAACGCAATCTGCCGCTGGCGCTGGTTACCGACATCTGGTGCCCGTGGGCGCGCGATTATCCGCTGGACTTGCTGCAAGTTCATACCGATACCGGCCATTTTTGGGATTCGCTGGCGCCGCTCAGTTGCCTGTTCAACCTGCTGCTTTCCGCGGTCGTGGATCGGCTCGGCGATCGTTTAGGCCCACGTCTGGCGTTGAACCGCCAACTGCAACAGGAATTTGGACAATTCGAACGTTAA
- a CDS encoding ABC transporter substrate-binding protein: MKITTTAVSLFRPALIAAAIAISITPALAAVPKDMLVIGKAADPQTLDPAVTIDNNDWTVTYPAYQRLVQYKTENGKGSTEVEGDLAESWQASDDQKVWTFKLRNDAKFSDGAPVTAEAVKFSFERLLKIGQGPSEAYPKDLSVEVVDPYTVRFTLSTPFAPFLYTLANDGAAIVNPAVMKEHGADDAKGWLAENTAGSGPYMLQRWQKGQQLVLVPNPHYHGAKPAFKRVSVKIIGESASRRLQLSRGDIDIAESLPVDQLAALKKEGAVAIDEYPSLRVTYLYLNNGKAPMNQVDLRRAVSWSTDYQGMVNGILGGNGKQMRGPIPEGMWGYDAQAMQYSLDPAQAKAAYDKVAEKPQSLTFLYSDSDPNWEPIAISTQASLKNLGLNVRLEKLANATMRDRVGKGDYDIAIGNWSPDFADPYMFMNYWFESDKKGLPGNRSFYDNKTVDDLLKKAVATSDQAERTKDYQAAQKIVIDEAAYVYLFQKNYQVAMNKEVKGFVYNPMLEQVFNVATMSK; the protein is encoded by the coding sequence ATGAAGATAACTACCACCGCAGTTTCATTGTTTCGGCCGGCGTTGATCGCCGCGGCGATCGCCATAAGCATTACGCCAGCTCTGGCGGCGGTGCCGAAAGATATGTTGGTGATTGGCAAAGCCGCCGATCCGCAGACGCTCGATCCGGCCGTTACCATCGATAATAACGACTGGACGGTCACTTATCCCGCCTATCAGCGCCTGGTGCAGTATAAAACGGAAAATGGCAAAGGCTCCACGGAGGTGGAAGGCGATTTGGCGGAAAGCTGGCAGGCTTCCGACGATCAGAAAGTCTGGACTTTTAAGCTGAGAAACGACGCTAAATTTTCCGATGGCGCGCCGGTCACGGCGGAGGCGGTCAAATTCTCGTTTGAACGTCTGCTGAAGATTGGGCAAGGACCATCGGAGGCCTATCCGAAGGACTTAAGCGTCGAGGTGGTTGATCCCTATACCGTACGTTTCACGCTTAGCACGCCGTTTGCGCCGTTCCTGTATACGCTGGCCAATGATGGCGCCGCGATCGTCAATCCCGCGGTGATGAAAGAGCACGGCGCCGATGACGCCAAAGGCTGGCTGGCGGAGAACACCGCCGGTTCCGGCCCTTACATGTTGCAGCGCTGGCAGAAAGGGCAGCAGCTGGTGCTGGTTCCCAACCCGCACTATCACGGCGCGAAACCGGCCTTTAAACGCGTCTCCGTGAAGATCATCGGCGAGAGCGCGTCCCGCCGTTTACAGCTCTCCCGCGGCGATATCGATATCGCCGAATCCTTGCCCGTCGATCAGCTGGCGGCGCTGAAAAAAGAGGGGGCGGTGGCTATCGATGAATATCCGTCGCTGCGCGTGACCTATCTCTATCTCAACAACGGCAAAGCGCCGATGAACCAGGTCGATCTGCGGCGCGCCGTCTCCTGGTCGACCGATTATCAGGGCATGGTAAACGGCATTCTCGGCGGCAACGGCAAACAGATGCGCGGTCCGATCCCGGAAGGGATGTGGGGCTACGATGCGCAAGCCATGCAGTACAGTCTGGATCCCGCGCAAGCGAAAGCCGCTTATGACAAGGTTGCCGAGAAGCCGCAGAGCTTGACGTTCCTCTATTCGGACAGCGATCCCAACTGGGAGCCGATCGCCATTTCCACGCAGGCGAGCCTCAAAAACCTGGGCCTTAACGTCAGGCTGGAGAAGCTGGCTAACGCCACCATGCGCGATCGCGTCGGCAAAGGGGATTATGACATCGCCATCGGCAACTGGAGCCCCGACTTCGCCGATCCCTATATGTTTATGAACTACTGGTTCGAATCCGATAAGAAAGGCCTGCCGGGCAACCGTTCTTTTTATGACAACAAAACCGTCGACGATTTGCTGAAGAAAGCCGTTGCGACGTCGGATCAGGCCGAGCGCACCAAAGATTATCAGGCGGCGCAGAAGATCGTTATCGACGAAGCCGCTTACGTTTATCTGTTCCAGAAAAATTATCAGGTCGCGATGAACAAAGAGGTAAAAGGCTTTGTTTACAACCCGATGCTGGAGCAGGTGTTTAACGTTGCGACCATGAGTAAATAA
- the ddpX gene encoding D-alanyl-D-alanine dipeptidase, with amino-acid sequence MNQEIELVDVSAILPQLVIDMKYATPDNITGQTIYSENRCLLHPDAAKALMRSVEIAALAGVTLLVYDAYRPKKAQEYLWLACPDPKYVVEVSLGSNHSRGTAVDVTLIDQNGQALDMGTGFDEMNERSHPYHPDVPPAAQRNRLLLNAIMFGGGFVGIASEWWHFELPGSPAYPLLSDRFSCIAPQNITTPDVHHTPLTLKPGALS; translated from the coding sequence ATGAATCAAGAAATTGAATTGGTTGATGTTTCCGCTATTTTGCCGCAGCTGGTCATCGACATGAAATATGCGACGCCGGATAACATTACGGGACAGACCATTTACAGCGAAAATCGCTGCTTACTGCATCCGGACGCGGCCAAAGCTCTGATGCGCAGCGTGGAGATCGCCGCGCTGGCGGGCGTTACGCTGCTGGTTTACGACGCCTATCGGCCGAAGAAAGCGCAAGAGTATCTATGGCTGGCCTGCCCGGATCCGAAATATGTGGTGGAAGTCTCGTTAGGCTCTAATCACAGCCGCGGCACTGCGGTGGATGTCACGCTGATCGACCAAAACGGCCAGGCGCTGGATATGGGCACCGGCTTTGATGAGATGAATGAACGCTCTCACCCTTACCATCCCGATGTGCCGCCCGCGGCGCAGCGTAATCGTCTGTTATTGAACGCCATCATGTTCGGCGGCGGTTTCGTCGGCATCGCCAGCGAATGGTGGCACTTTGAATTGCCGGGTTCCCCGGCCTATCCGCTGTTGAGCGACCGGTTTAGCTGTATCGCGCCACAAAATATAACGACACCCGACGTACACCACACCCCACTTACTTTGAAACCAGGAGCACTGTCATGA
- a CDS encoding ABC transporter ATP-binding protein, producing the protein MHDDVLNIDNLQLSFPIYNGEVSALNQVSLHVKRGEIVGVVGESGSGKSVTAMLAMRLLTPGSYRINGGSLTVLGQDVLNASEKQMRQLRGAKVAMIFQEPMTALNPTRRIGQQMTDVIRQHQPISRKAAIEKAIGLLNEMQISDAARVMDRYPFELSGGMRQRVVIALAFSCDPALIIADEPTTALDVTVQRQVLRLLQRKARASGTSVLFISHDMAVVSQLCDRLYVMYAGTVIENGATRDVIAHPVHPYSIGLLRCAPEEAEPRAPLPAIPGTVPNLASLPVGCAFRERCFAADEHCRRQPALTPCGAGEQHAACWHPQLEAEHV; encoded by the coding sequence ATGCATGACGACGTTCTGAATATCGATAATTTACAACTGAGCTTCCCCATCTATAACGGCGAGGTCAGCGCGCTCAATCAGGTTTCGCTGCATGTGAAACGCGGCGAAATTGTCGGGGTGGTGGGGGAGTCCGGTTCCGGCAAGTCGGTGACCGCCATGCTGGCCATGCGTCTGTTGACTCCCGGCAGCTATCGCATCAACGGCGGCAGCCTTACCGTGCTGGGTCAGGATGTGCTGAACGCCAGCGAAAAACAGATGCGGCAACTGCGCGGGGCGAAAGTGGCGATGATCTTTCAGGAGCCGATGACGGCGCTCAATCCCACGCGGCGCATCGGGCAGCAGATGACCGACGTGATCCGCCAGCATCAGCCGATCTCCCGCAAGGCGGCCATTGAGAAAGCCATCGGCCTACTGAATGAAATGCAGATTTCCGACGCCGCCAGGGTGATGGATCGCTACCCCTTTGAACTGTCTGGCGGTATGCGTCAGCGGGTGGTGATCGCGCTGGCTTTCTCCTGCGATCCGGCGCTGATTATCGCCGATGAGCCGACCACGGCGCTGGATGTCACCGTGCAGCGGCAGGTGTTGCGCCTGCTGCAACGCAAAGCGCGCGCCAGCGGTACGTCGGTGCTGTTTATCAGCCACGATATGGCGGTGGTGTCTCAGCTTTGCGACCGTCTGTATGTGATGTACGCCGGAACGGTGATTGAAAACGGCGCCACGCGGGATGTGATAGCCCATCCCGTCCATCCTTACTCCATCGGCCTGCTGCGCTGCGCGCCGGAAGAAGCGGAGCCGCGCGCGCCGCTGCCCGCGATTCCCGGCACCGTGCCCAATCTGGCGTCGCTGCCGGTCGGCTGCGCTTTCCGCGAGCGCTGTTTCGCCGCCGACGAGCATTGCCGGCGGCAGCCCGCGCTGACGCCCTGCGGGGCCGGTGAACAACACGCCGCCTGCTGGCATCCGCAACTGGAGGCAGAACATGTCTGA
- a CDS encoding ABC transporter permease: protein MTFWSILRQRCWGLILVVAGVCVITFIISHLIPGDPARLLAGDRASDEIVRHIRQQLGLDQPLYVQFYRYVGDLLHGNLGTSIRTGRLVLDDLRTFFPATLELAFFALLLALMLGVPLGVLSAVYRNRWLDHLVRLLAITGISTPAFWLGLGVIVLFYGHLNLLPGGGRLDDWLDPPPHVTGFYTIDSLLSGDWEALWNSLQHLILPALTLAFVHLGIVARQIRSAMLEQLSEDYIRTARASGLPAWRVILGYALPNALIPSVTVLGLALGDLLYGAVLTETVFSWPGMGAYVVSSIQALDFPAVMGFAVVVSLAYVVVNLVVDLLYLWIDPRIGRGGAQ from the coding sequence ATGACCTTCTGGAGCATTTTACGGCAGCGCTGTTGGGGGCTAATACTGGTGGTGGCGGGGGTTTGCGTCATTACCTTTATTATCTCCCACCTGATCCCCGGCGATCCGGCGAGACTGCTGGCGGGCGATCGCGCCAGCGACGAGATCGTGCGGCATATCCGCCAGCAACTGGGGTTGGATCAGCCGCTGTATGTCCAGTTTTATCGCTACGTCGGCGATTTACTGCATGGCAATCTGGGAACGTCTATTCGCACCGGCCGACTGGTGCTGGACGATTTGCGCACCTTTTTCCCCGCCACGCTGGAGCTGGCCTTTTTCGCCCTGCTGCTGGCGTTGATGCTGGGCGTGCCGCTTGGCGTATTGTCGGCGGTGTACCGCAACCGCTGGCTCGATCATCTGGTGCGTTTACTGGCGATCACCGGTATCTCCACCCCTGCGTTCTGGCTGGGGCTGGGCGTCATCGTGCTGTTTTACGGACATCTTAATCTGCTGCCCGGCGGCGGACGCCTGGATGACTGGCTCGACCCGCCGCCGCATGTTACCGGCTTTTATACCATCGATTCACTGCTGTCGGGGGACTGGGAAGCGCTCTGGAACAGCCTGCAACATTTGATTTTGCCCGCGCTGACGCTGGCGTTCGTGCATTTAGGCATTGTGGCGCGCCAAATTCGCTCCGCCATGCTGGAGCAACTCAGCGAGGATTATATTCGCACCGCGCGCGCCAGCGGCCTGCCCGCCTGGCGCGTCATCCTTGGCTATGCGTTGCCCAATGCGCTGATCCCATCCGTTACCGTGCTGGGGCTGGCTCTGGGCGACCTGCTGTATGGCGCGGTGCTGACGGAAACCGTTTTTTCCTGGCCCGGCATGGGCGCTTATGTGGTGTCGTCGATTCAGGCGCTGGATTTCCCCGCGGTTATGGGTTTCGCGGTGGTGGTTTCACTGGCGTATGTGGTGGTTAATTTGGTGGTGGATCTGCTCTATTTATGGATCGATCCCCGCATTGGACGTGGAGGGGCGCAATAA
- the ddpC gene encoding D,D-dipeptide ABC transporter permease: MMSINETIAAPRKSERRQRWGKRFWLLKSSPLTLIGGVIMLFMLLMMIFSPWLTPLDPNAIDLAARLQPPSAQHWFGTDEVGRDLFSRVLIGSQQSVAAGLAVVLFSGIIGSLLGCFSGVLGGWADALIMRIMDIMLSIPSLVLTMALAAALGPSLFNAMLAIAIVRIPFYVRLARGQTLVVRQLAYVHAARIFGATRWHLISWHVLRNALPPLIVQASLDIGTAILMAATLGFIGLGAQQPTAEWGAMVANGRNYVLDQWWYCTFPGLAILITAVGFNLFGDGLRDLLDPKSGGRH, encoded by the coding sequence ATAATGTCCATCAACGAAACTATCGCCGCGCCGCGTAAAAGCGAACGGCGACAGCGCTGGGGCAAACGCTTCTGGCTGTTGAAAAGCAGCCCGCTGACGCTGATAGGCGGCGTCATTATGCTGTTTATGCTGCTGATGATGATCTTCTCGCCGTGGCTAACGCCGCTCGATCCCAACGCCATCGACCTGGCGGCCCGGCTGCAACCGCCCTCGGCGCAGCACTGGTTCGGCACCGATGAAGTGGGGCGCGATCTGTTTAGCCGCGTACTGATCGGCAGCCAGCAGTCGGTGGCCGCCGGCCTGGCGGTGGTGCTGTTCTCCGGCATTATCGGTTCGCTGCTGGGCTGCTTTTCCGGCGTGCTGGGCGGCTGGGCCGATGCGCTGATTATGCGCATCATGGATATCATGCTGTCGATCCCTTCGCTGGTTTTGACCATGGCGCTGGCGGCGGCGCTGGGGCCGAGCCTGTTTAACGCCATGCTGGCGATCGCCATCGTGCGTATTCCCTTTTACGTTCGCCTGGCGCGCGGACAAACCCTGGTGGTGCGCCAGTTGGCCTATGTTCATGCGGCAAGAATTTTTGGCGCCACACGCTGGCATCTGATTAGCTGGCATGTTCTGCGCAACGCGCTGCCGCCGCTGATTGTGCAGGCGTCGCTGGATATCGGCACCGCCATACTGATGGCCGCCACGTTGGGATTTATCGGCCTGGGCGCGCAGCAGCCGACGGCGGAGTGGGGCGCGATGGTGGCCAACGGCCGTAACTATGTGCTCGACCAGTGGTGGTACTGCACGTTCCCCGGTCTGGCGATTTTGATTACCGCGGTCGGATTCAACCTGTTTGGCGATGGGCTGCGTGACCTGCTCGACCCGAAAAGCGGAGGGCGACACTAA